The Coleofasciculus sp. FACHB-1120 region CGAATCCTCCCCGTCTCGTCGGTCCCAACAAGCGCAAGCCTGAGTGGGAGGATGAGGAAGAAGAAAACCCAGATAAAGCAGGCAAGGCAGGTGCTAAGGCCAAGCGTCGGGTGCAACCCCTCATTGAGGATGACGAAGACTTTGAAACGGATTTAGAGGAATTGCCAGCAGCATTGCAGGTGAGTCTATCCGTGGCTCGTCCTCCCAAGCAGCAAAAGACTCGCCCACCCAGCCCAGTCGTGGTAGCAGCGGAAAGAGAGAAGCGGAAGCCTCAAATGCATCGCGGCGAGGCACAAAGCAACGATCGCGATCGCCGTCGCGAACCGGCTGCCAAGGCAGAACGTCCCGAAAACCTAGTGTTAACGGGCAGCATGACCGTTCAAGAGCTTGCGACTGCCCTAGCCGTACAGGAAACAGAGATTATCAAAACTCTGTTCTTTAAAGGCTTTGCGATTAATATCACCCAAACCCTAGATATCCCAACCATCACAATGGTGGCGAAAGAACTGGGCGTGGAAGTGGAGACGCAAGAAGAACAAGCCGCGGCGACAAAAGTAACGGAGATGGTGACAGAGGAAGATCTCGCTCACCTGCAACGCCGTCCGCCAGTGGTGACAATTATGGGTCACGTAGACCACGGGAAAACAACTCTGCTAGATTCCATCCGCAAAACTAAGGTAGCGCAGGGAGAAGCTGGGGGAATTACTCAACACATCGGCGCATACCATGTGGATGTGGACTATGAAGGAAAAACCCAGCAAGTTGTGTTCCTAGACACGCCGGGTCACGAGGCCTTCACCGCAATGCGGGCGAGGGGAACGCGAGTCACGGACATTGCCGTTCTGGTAGTTGCCGCTGATGATGGTGTCCAACCCCAGACCATTGAAGCAATCAGCCACGCGAAAGCCGCTGACGTGCCAATTGTTGTGGCGATCAACAAAGTTGATAAACCGGATGCTCAGCAAGACCGAGTGAAGCAGGAGTTGACCCAATACGGTCTGCAACCCGAAGAATGGGGCGGCGATACCATCATGGTTCCCGTGAGCGCCATCCAAGGGGAAAACTTGGATACCCTGCTGGAAATGATTTTGATCCAGGCGGAAGTTTTAGAACTCTCTGCGAACCCAGACCGCGCCGCGAAGGGTACGGTGATTGAAGCCAATCTAGATAAGTCAAGAGGCCCAGTTGCTACCTTGCTGGTGCAAAATGGAACCTTGCGAGTCGGTGATGTCCTGGTAGTTGGCTCAGTATTGGGCAAAGTTCGGGCGATGATCGATGACCGGGGAGATAGAGTAACGGCGGCAGCTCCATCGTTCGCGGTGGAAGTTCTGGGTTTGAGCGATGTCCCAGCGGCTGGCGATGAGTTCGAGGTCTATCCGAACGAAAAAGAAGGTCGCGCGATCGCAAGTGCCAGAGCCGATGAGCAACGCCAGTCACGCCTGCAACAGGTAATGGCATCCCGCCGAGTCACTTTGAATACCCTCTCAGCTCAAGCTCAAGAAGGCGACCTCAAAGAACTTAACTTGCTTCTGAAGGCAGACGTTCAAGGTTCCGTAGAAGCTCTTCTAGGTGCCCTCGGACAGCTGCCCCAAAATGAAGTACAAGTTCGGGTGCTGTTAGCGGCTCCTGGCGAAGTTACCGAGACAGACGTTGACTTAGCCGCCGCCAGTGGTGCTGTAATCGTTGGATTTAATACCACCCTTGCTAGCGGTGCCCGACAAGCAGCGGATCAAGCAGGAGTCGATGTGCGCGAATACAACATCATCTACAAACTGCTGGATGATATTCAAGGTGCAATGGAAGGTCTGCTAGAACCAGAGCAGGTAGAAGAACCCCTGGGACAAGTGGAAGTTCGGGCTGTCTTCCCAGTCGGTCGTGGCTCCGTCGCCGGTTGCTATGTGCTTTCGGGTAAAGTGGTTCGCAATTGCCGAGTGCGGGTGCGCCGCAACAGTCAGGTCGTTCATGATGGCGTCTTAGATTCCCTCAAGCGGATGAAAGAAGATACCAAGGAAGTCAACGCTGGATACGAATGCGGCATTGGCGTCGATCGTTTCAATGCTTGGGTAGAAGGCGACATTATTGAAGCCTACCAAATGGTAAGCAAGCGCCGGACTCTCTCGCCACATTAAGGCAATCAAAAGGCAAAAGTCAAAAGAAAGAAAAAAGGGAATAATCTTCTCCTTTGCCTTTCTTCTGGCTTTTGCCTTTTATTTTGCTTTTTGCATTTTGCCTTTTGACTTTTACTATGCGCTCTTTTTGGTCGGAACCGTTCTTGTGGATTCATCTTGCCGGTCTAGCAACCGTTCCGATTTGGCTGGAACTATGCTGGTTGGGTCTGGCAGTTGGCGATCCCGTGTTGCCGGTATGGTTAGAACTATTTTTGGTTGCGACTGTAGGCATTGCACCCGTGCTGTGGATGCAGTTGAGCCGTCCTTTTAACATCTTCAGCATTCTGGCAGTGGCAATGAAGCCAAGTGAACTGACGCTGAACCAGCGACGCCTGTTGTCACAGTTCAAGTCACCCGCGAACCAATTGGTAGCCGTTCTGGCAGCGGGTTTCATGCTGTGGATGTTATGGCTAATCTATCAGGCAGCACCGCTAGCGGCGGCCGTTACACCGCTTCCTCCAGAGTGGCGATTCGCTGGACTGCTCGTAGCGGCGCTGGCATTTCTGGCAAGCAATTTGTTCTTGCAGATACCGCTGAGCGTGGCGCGAGTCCTCCTGACTAACGAAGCCGCATTTTTTGCTACACAACCCTGTTCAGCAGAACAAATTCCCCAACAATTTACGATTCCGGGAGTACAGGTGAATCAAATCTTACCGCCGGAAATTTCAGAGACATCTGCTATATCGCCTAGCCTACAAGAACCAATCAATGCAGGAATAGAAGCGCCAGCGTCCTCCGACTAATCGTTCCTGGTTTTTCAGCACATTGGTGTCTAGCGATAAAAGCTTTTAGCAACTGGCGGAACCCAAAAAGTTTTGGCAGGTTGACTAGCGAGATGTTACTGATGGTACAAATCCCCCCAACCTAACTGCGTTATCCTAAGAATAGACATAGAAATTTGTTAAATAGTCATCAGCGGGCAGTCAATTTTAAAGATTAGATTTAGAGATTAGATTTTAGAGAGGGTTGTAAATCCACAATCTAAAATCAAAATCTAAAATAGAATTGCTGAAAGCTGATAGCTGA contains the following coding sequences:
- the infB gene encoding translation initiation factor IF-2, giving the protein MNNGKVRIYELSRELDLENKDILGICERLNIAVKSHSSTITESEAESIRSAAEKQAAARPASRARAPLDQRKASPPAAQSVRPRLENKPQILEIRQHKSGSGSNAPQQTGEQVAIPPQPPVRQQTPSPMKPTSLNKPVRHSHRDTTPVVEAVERVEAEKLQVDPVEAPPIPAPKAFEPAPQLVEPPMRQAGDRPGPSNVERPVLKRAKVETATSSPPVAAPQKVGPAIGAPERNNASAPPAPVRSDRSERPAPPAPPRVPELHSPPQRPVRPSMPVGRRPGAPGDTQLEPGSSRSKLLRDDNDEGLGTPDALGEEARKPNPPRLVGPNKRKPEWEDEEEENPDKAGKAGAKAKRRVQPLIEDDEDFETDLEELPAALQVSLSVARPPKQQKTRPPSPVVVAAEREKRKPQMHRGEAQSNDRDRRREPAAKAERPENLVLTGSMTVQELATALAVQETEIIKTLFFKGFAINITQTLDIPTITMVAKELGVEVETQEEQAAATKVTEMVTEEDLAHLQRRPPVVTIMGHVDHGKTTLLDSIRKTKVAQGEAGGITQHIGAYHVDVDYEGKTQQVVFLDTPGHEAFTAMRARGTRVTDIAVLVVAADDGVQPQTIEAISHAKAADVPIVVAINKVDKPDAQQDRVKQELTQYGLQPEEWGGDTIMVPVSAIQGENLDTLLEMILIQAEVLELSANPDRAAKGTVIEANLDKSRGPVATLLVQNGTLRVGDVLVVGSVLGKVRAMIDDRGDRVTAAAPSFAVEVLGLSDVPAAGDEFEVYPNEKEGRAIASARADEQRQSRLQQVMASRRVTLNTLSAQAQEGDLKELNLLLKADVQGSVEALLGALGQLPQNEVQVRVLLAAPGEVTETDVDLAAASGAVIVGFNTTLASGARQAADQAGVDVREYNIIYKLLDDIQGAMEGLLEPEQVEEPLGQVEVRAVFPVGRGSVAGCYVLSGKVVRNCRVRVRRNSQVVHDGVLDSLKRMKEDTKEVNAGYECGIGVDRFNAWVEGDIIEAYQMVSKRRTLSPH
- a CDS encoding low-complexity tail membrane protein, whose protein sequence is MRSFWSEPFLWIHLAGLATVPIWLELCWLGLAVGDPVLPVWLELFLVATVGIAPVLWMQLSRPFNIFSILAVAMKPSELTLNQRRLLSQFKSPANQLVAVLAAGFMLWMLWLIYQAAPLAAAVTPLPPEWRFAGLLVAALAFLASNLFLQIPLSVARVLLTNEAAFFATQPCSAEQIPQQFTIPGVQVNQILPPEISETSAISPSLQEPINAGIEAPASSD